From the genome of Segatella hominis, one region includes:
- the hcp gene encoding hydroxylamine reductase, whose amino-acid sequence MAENKMFCFQCQETAKGTGCTIKGVCGKEATTSKWQDLLLSVVRGIGTIQHSIGEEPTPEVTHFLTDALFTTITNANFNDQDILQKVDKGIVLKKQLLQKAASMNIHLPAYQEVTWGGEKTDYEAESTRESVLRHENADIRSLKELTMLGLKGMAAYYEHAAHLGEENSEIISFMCRALATISNPDADMNTLLGVVLETGKYGVDVMALLDKANTQAYGNPELTRVNIGTGSNPGILISGHDLKDIEDLLIQTEGTGIDVYTHGEMLPAHYYPQLKKYKHLVGNYGNAWWKQKEEFESFNGPIVFTTNCIVPPSPSAGYRNRVFTTNSTGFPGWKHIQAGADGHKDFSEVIALAKTCQPPREIETGEIIGGFAHAQVFALADKIVEAVKSGAIRKFVVMSGCDGRMKSRNYYEEFAKALPQDVVILTSGCAKFKYNKLNLGDINGIPRVLDAGQCNDSYSWAVVALKLKEIFGASDINELPIFFNIAWYEQKAVIVLLALLHLGVKNIHLGPTLPAFCSPAVLKVLVDTFGIAGNGTVEEDIKKYIG is encoded by the coding sequence ATGGCAGAAAACAAGATGTTCTGTTTCCAGTGTCAGGAAACAGCTAAGGGTACAGGCTGTACCATCAAGGGTGTTTGCGGTAAGGAGGCTACAACTTCCAAGTGGCAGGATCTGCTGCTCAGCGTGGTTCGTGGCATAGGAACCATACAGCATAGCATAGGCGAAGAGCCGACACCAGAGGTAACCCATTTCCTCACGGATGCACTCTTCACCACCATCACCAACGCCAACTTCAACGACCAGGATATCCTGCAAAAGGTAGATAAGGGCATCGTACTGAAGAAACAGCTGCTGCAAAAGGCGGCAAGCATGAATATCCACCTCCCTGCCTATCAGGAGGTAACCTGGGGTGGCGAGAAGACAGACTATGAGGCAGAGAGCACCCGTGAATCCGTGCTCCGCCACGAGAATGCAGATATCCGCTCGCTCAAGGAACTCACCATGCTCGGCCTGAAGGGTATGGCGGCATACTACGAGCACGCAGCCCATCTGGGAGAAGAGAACAGCGAGATCATCAGCTTCATGTGCCGTGCACTCGCCACCATCAGTAACCCTGATGCTGATATGAACACGCTGCTGGGCGTAGTGCTCGAAACAGGAAAGTACGGCGTGGATGTGATGGCACTTCTCGACAAGGCCAACACCCAGGCATACGGTAATCCGGAACTCACCAGAGTGAACATCGGCACAGGCAGCAATCCGGGCATCCTCATCTCCGGTCACGACCTGAAGGATATAGAAGATCTCCTCATCCAGACCGAAGGCACGGGCATCGACGTCTATACCCATGGCGAGATGCTTCCTGCCCACTACTATCCGCAGCTCAAGAAGTACAAGCATCTGGTGGGCAACTACGGCAATGCGTGGTGGAAACAGAAGGAGGAATTCGAGAGCTTCAACGGTCCTATAGTCTTCACCACCAACTGCATCGTACCGCCATCGCCATCGGCAGGCTACAGGAACCGCGTCTTCACCACCAACTCTACCGGTTTCCCTGGCTGGAAGCATATCCAGGCGGGTGCCGACGGCCACAAGGACTTCTCCGAGGTGATTGCGCTTGCCAAGACCTGCCAGCCACCTAGGGAGATAGAGACAGGCGAGATCATCGGCGGTTTTGCGCATGCTCAGGTTTTTGCCCTGGCAGACAAGATAGTAGAGGCAGTGAAGAGCGGAGCCATCCGCAAGTTTGTGGTGATGAGTGGCTGCGATGGCAGGATGAAGAGCCGCAACTACTACGAGGAGTTTGCCAAGGCGCTGCCTCAGGATGTAGTGATACTCACCAGCGGCTGTGCCAAGTTCAAGTACAACAAGCTCAATCTGGGCGACATCAACGGCATTCCTCGTGTGCTGGATGCCGGTCAGTGCAACGACTCCTATTCCTGGGCGGTTGTGGCATTGAAGCTGAAGGAGATCTTTGGAGCCAGCGACATCAACGAACTTCCTATCTTCTTCAATATTGCCTGGTACGAGCAGAAGGCTGTCATCGTACTTCTTGCCCTGCTGCATCTGGGCGTAAAGAACATCCATCTGGGTCCTACGCTCCCAGCCTTCTGTTCACCAGCAGTACTGAAGGTTCTGGTAGATACCTTTGGCATTGCCGGAAACGGAACGGTAGAAGAGGACATCAAAAAATATATAGGATAA
- a CDS encoding tRNA 2-thiocytidine biosynthesis TtcA family protein: protein MMVERKVLKQFNKGCVDYHLLEDGDRILIALSGGKDSLELVRLLAQRSRIFKPHIEVEAAHIIMDNIPYETDRSYLQAFCAENGIKLHILHSSFDESTDPRKTRCFLCAWNRRKTLFEFAVSQGFNKIALGHHMDDILVTLLMNITFEGSHSTMQPSLSLKHYPLTIIRPLCLVHEADIRLVAEELHFSKQKTLCPYEETTRRADMQAIFQQLEQMNPEARYSLWRSVFVNKI, encoded by the coding sequence ATGATGGTGGAACGTAAGGTTTTAAAACAGTTCAATAAAGGTTGTGTGGATTATCATCTTCTGGAAGATGGTGATCGCATTCTGATTGCTTTGAGTGGTGGAAAGGATTCTCTGGAACTTGTTCGTTTACTTGCACAACGTTCTCGTATTTTTAAGCCGCATATTGAGGTAGAGGCGGCGCATATCATCATGGATAACATTCCTTACGAAACCGACCGTTCTTATCTCCAGGCATTCTGTGCAGAGAATGGCATCAAGCTCCATATCCTGCATAGTTCCTTCGATGAATCCACCGACCCCCGCAAGACCCGTTGCTTCCTCTGTGCCTGGAACCGCCGCAAGACGCTCTTCGAGTTTGCGGTGAGCCAAGGGTTTAACAAGATAGCTCTGGGTCATCACATGGATGATATTCTTGTAACGCTTCTGATGAATATTACCTTTGAGGGTTCACATTCTACGATGCAACCCAGTCTTTCTTTAAAGCATTATCCGCTAACTATTATCCGTCCTCTCTGTCTGGTTCATGAAGCTGATATCAGGCTGGTTGCCGAGGAATTACATTTCAGCAAGCAGAAAACATTGTGTCCTTACGAAGAGACTACTCGTCGTGCTGATATGCAGGCTATCTTCCAGCAGTTGGAGCAGATGAACCCCGAAGCCCGCTACAGTCTTTGGCGCTCTGTTTTTGTGAATAAAATATAG
- the rny gene encoding ribonuclease Y → MVEIIIAALVALILGGAAGFFIFRYVIKGKYNEMIEAANKEAEVVKEKKLLEVKEKFLNKKAELEKEVQQRNSRIQQSENKLKQREISLNQRQEELGRRKQEVEQNQQRIDNEKKLLTVKQQELEKMQKMEQAKLEELSGLSAEEAKQRLVESLKDQAKLDAASYINEIMDDAKLNANQQAKKIVIQTIQRVATETAIENSVSVFHIDNDEVKGRIIGREGRNIRALEAATGVEIVVDDTPEAIVISAFDPIRREVCRLALHQLVADGRIHPARIEEVVAKVKKQLENEIIETGKRTAIDLGIHGLHPELIRIIGKMKYRSSYGQNLLQHARETANLCAVMASELGLNPKKAKRAGLLHDIGKVPDEESELPHALYGAKIAEKYKEKPDICNAIGAHHDEMEMNTLLAPIVQVCDAISGARPGARREIVEAYIKRLNDLEAIAMSYPGVTKTYAIQAGRELRVIVGADKMSDDESTKLSDEIATKIQNEMTYPGQVKITVIREVRSVAYAK, encoded by the coding sequence ATGGTAGAAATAATTATCGCCGCTCTTGTGGCTCTTATCTTAGGTGGAGCTGCAGGGTTTTTCATTTTCCGTTATGTTATTAAGGGAAAATATAATGAAATGATAGAAGCAGCCAATAAAGAGGCTGAGGTAGTTAAAGAGAAAAAACTTCTTGAGGTAAAGGAAAAATTCCTGAACAAGAAGGCTGAGTTGGAGAAGGAAGTGCAACAGCGTAATTCCCGTATCCAGCAGAGTGAAAACAAGCTCAAGCAGCGTGAGATTTCTCTCAATCAGCGCCAGGAAGAACTGGGTCGTCGCAAACAGGAAGTGGAGCAGAACCAGCAGCGTATTGACAATGAGAAAAAACTCCTCACCGTCAAGCAGCAGGAACTCGAGAAGATGCAGAAGATGGAGCAGGCTAAACTGGAGGAACTCTCTGGTTTGAGTGCTGAGGAAGCGAAACAGCGACTGGTGGAAAGTCTGAAAGATCAGGCTAAACTGGATGCTGCAAGTTATATCAATGAAATCATGGATGATGCTAAACTGAATGCCAACCAGCAGGCTAAGAAGATTGTAATCCAGACCATCCAACGTGTGGCTACGGAAACTGCTATAGAGAATTCCGTTAGTGTCTTCCATATTGATAATGATGAGGTGAAGGGACGTATTATCGGTCGTGAAGGTCGTAATATCCGTGCCTTAGAGGCAGCTACTGGTGTTGAAATCGTTGTTGATGATACTCCTGAGGCTATCGTTATTTCAGCTTTCGATCCGATCCGTCGTGAAGTTTGTCGCTTGGCTCTCCACCAGTTGGTTGCTGATGGACGTATTCATCCTGCTCGTATTGAGGAAGTTGTGGCTAAGGTGAAGAAGCAGTTGGAGAATGAGATTATCGAAACGGGTAAGCGTACTGCTATTGACCTGGGTATTCATGGTTTACATCCAGAGTTGATTCGTATTATCGGTAAGATGAAATATCGTTCTTCATACGGACAGAACCTCTTACAGCATGCTCGTGAGACAGCCAATCTCTGTGCTGTAATGGCTTCTGAGTTGGGATTGAATCCTAAGAAGGCTAAGCGTGCTGGTCTCTTACATGATATTGGTAAGGTGCCTGATGAGGAGAGTGAATTGCCACACGCATTGTATGGTGCTAAGATTGCTGAAAAGTATAAGGAGAAACCAGATATCTGCAATGCCATCGGTGCTCACCATGATGAAATGGAGATGAATACGCTCTTGGCTCCTATTGTTCAGGTCTGTGATGCCATCTCTGGTGCCCGTCCTGGTGCCCGTCGTGAGATTGTTGAGGCTTATATCAAGCGTCTGAATGACCTTGAAGCTATCGCAATGAGCTACCCAGGTGTAACCAAGACTTATGCTATTCAGGCTGGTCGTGAACTTCGTGTGATTGTGGGTGCAGACAAGATGTCTGATGATGAGAGTACAAAACTTTCTGATGAGATTGCAACCAAGATTCAGAATGAGATGACATATCCTGGTCAGGTGAAGATTACTGTCATCCGCGAGGTTCGTAGCGTTGCTTATGCTAAATAA
- a CDS encoding transglutaminase-like domain-containing protein — MKKKMKKKIKLVGWSILGILLIAVATLLLARFVFNKQVEAYLCNSLKNEMVEKLKDAGKYVPDTTSYHFAYQKDSVQSQKIREYFKLDTVVSSTMPTWDKAISLARFVAENIPHANQKIYPKRRNAVDLWKYTRSIEPAFNCRLHSILLHELLLSEGIVNRFVTCHPADSEDSDCHVVNLVWLPELQKWAMLDSDMKAWAEDEKGTPLSLTEMRERYIDGREIVYRPLLNSDNDFVYYRAYWAKNLYWFDTWETTGYGREDNNPAYRNKNRHIVLVPSGFKGFELPDHSVLTTDASRFWAAPQN; from the coding sequence ATGAAGAAAAAAATGAAGAAAAAAATCAAGTTGGTTGGCTGGAGCATCCTAGGAATCCTGCTCATAGCTGTAGCAACATTACTGTTGGCACGCTTTGTTTTCAATAAACAAGTGGAAGCTTATCTTTGCAATTCGCTGAAGAATGAAATGGTAGAAAAATTAAAAGACGCTGGCAAATATGTACCAGATACTACGTCCTATCATTTTGCATATCAGAAAGATTCTGTCCAATCACAAAAAATCCGTGAATATTTCAAACTCGATACAGTTGTATCTTCCACAATGCCAACATGGGACAAGGCCATTTCACTGGCACGTTTTGTAGCGGAAAACATTCCTCATGCCAATCAAAAGATTTATCCTAAGAGACGTAATGCTGTAGATCTCTGGAAATACACTCGATCGATAGAGCCTGCATTCAACTGTCGATTACACTCCATCCTCTTACACGAACTATTGCTGTCTGAGGGTATTGTAAACCGCTTTGTAACTTGTCATCCCGCAGATTCCGAGGATTCCGACTGCCATGTTGTTAACCTGGTGTGGCTGCCAGAATTACAGAAATGGGCTATGCTAGACTCGGATATGAAAGCTTGGGCAGAAGATGAAAAAGGCACTCCACTTTCTCTTACAGAAATGCGTGAGCGATATATTGACGGCAGAGAAATCGTTTACCGTCCTCTCTTGAATTCAGATAATGATTTTGTTTATTACAGGGCATATTGGGCAAAAAACTTATACTGGTTTGATACTTGGGAGACAACAGGCTATGGTCGCGAAGATAATAATCCTGCTTATCGAAACAAGAATCGCCATATCGTGCTTGTTCCTTCTGGATTCAAAGGTTTTGAACTTCCCGACCATTCAGTACTGACAACAGATGCTTCACGTTTCTGGGCAGCTCCCCAAAATTAG
- the ccsA gene encoding cytochrome c biogenesis protein CcsA: MVKKIIFILYILVLVCMAAATIVEKSQGTDYAHAHYYGAWWFILIWAVLAALGAFYIIKRKVKCASTLALHLSFIIILAGALLTHISAKRGMIHLRIGQPTDTYMAQDEEQGMKEEKLPFSLCLQKFEAKMHDGTNAVADYSSKFTVIDGDDKSEGEVSMNNIYSHRSYRLYQSSYDEDGKGSVLAINADPYGIPVTYTGYALLFISLVWMLFDPKGGYRKLLKSPLLKKGALMTALILSMGNIQTLYAESATGNLQNAVLPKETAEKFGELHILYNDRICPVQTFALDFCKKIYGARSYQGLTAEQVLSGWVFYGNTWANEPFIKIKSGEMKTAMNLPDYASLNTFFNREMGGYTIGQYVQEYYNGQQDKFHQQAADIDSKIQIIMELREGISLKVLPYTFTKNVKATKDHPFIKAGTTTWFSPVDKLPQAVEQQHALYIKNVFSLLNGDVKAGNISRVNEFFVKMKKYQEVSSGNSLPTATQYKAERINNAFPFATILFMANLTLGFIALFYTIYRMTKKREIKALNIALPILLGVSFLALTFGLALRWIISGNIPMSNGYESMLTVAWFVMLISILMQLRIRIVMVFGFLISGFFLLVSHINQMDPAIGQMMPVLNSPLLSIHVSIIMMSYALLSLTFICGIMGICLRSHGEELQALSRIFLYPALTTMGFGIFIGAIWANVSWGNYWSWDSKETWALITFMIYAVVVHTQSLPIFRKPLVYHIYITLAFLSIAMTYFGVNYFLTGMHSYA; encoded by the coding sequence ATGGTTAAAAAGATTATATTCATTCTTTACATTCTTGTGCTCGTATGCATGGCTGCCGCCACCATCGTGGAAAAAAGCCAGGGCACAGATTATGCCCATGCCCACTACTATGGGGCATGGTGGTTCATTCTTATCTGGGCAGTACTTGCTGCCCTCGGTGCTTTCTACATCATCAAAAGAAAAGTGAAGTGCGCTTCTACATTGGCACTCCATCTCTCCTTCATCATCATCCTTGCCGGGGCATTGCTCACACATATATCGGCTAAACGGGGCATGATTCATCTGCGCATCGGTCAGCCTACAGATACTTATATGGCTCAGGATGAAGAGCAGGGTATGAAGGAAGAGAAACTCCCTTTCTCGCTCTGCCTGCAAAAGTTTGAAGCGAAGATGCACGATGGAACCAACGCCGTGGCTGACTATTCTTCAAAATTCACCGTAATAGACGGAGATGATAAGAGCGAAGGCGAAGTTTCGATGAACAACATCTATTCCCACCGGTCATACCGTCTTTATCAGTCATCTTACGATGAAGACGGTAAGGGAAGTGTGCTCGCTATCAATGCCGATCCATACGGCATACCAGTCACCTATACTGGCTATGCGCTGCTCTTCATCTCCCTCGTATGGATGCTCTTCGACCCTAAGGGCGGTTATCGCAAACTACTGAAGAGTCCTTTGCTCAAGAAGGGAGCCTTGATGACAGCACTCATCCTTAGCATGGGCAATATACAGACACTGTATGCAGAATCTGCAACAGGCAATCTCCAAAATGCTGTATTGCCAAAGGAAACTGCTGAGAAGTTTGGCGAGCTTCATATTCTCTACAACGACCGCATCTGTCCGGTACAGACCTTTGCCCTCGATTTCTGCAAGAAGATATATGGAGCCAGGAGCTATCAGGGATTGACTGCAGAACAGGTACTCTCTGGTTGGGTATTTTATGGAAATACTTGGGCAAACGAGCCTTTCATTAAGATCAAGAGCGGAGAAATGAAAACGGCGATGAATCTGCCAGACTATGCTTCGCTCAATACTTTCTTCAATCGTGAGATGGGTGGCTATACCATCGGACAGTATGTTCAGGAATACTACAATGGTCAGCAGGACAAGTTCCATCAGCAAGCCGCTGATATCGACAGCAAAATACAAATCATCATGGAATTGCGGGAAGGTATCTCATTGAAAGTTCTTCCTTACACCTTCACCAAGAACGTGAAAGCTACCAAGGATCATCCTTTCATCAAGGCGGGTACCACCACCTGGTTTTCACCGGTGGATAAGTTGCCGCAAGCCGTAGAGCAGCAGCATGCACTCTATATCAAGAACGTATTCTCCCTGCTGAATGGCGATGTAAAGGCAGGAAATATCAGCCGTGTAAATGAGTTCTTCGTCAAGATGAAGAAATATCAGGAGGTTAGTAGCGGTAATTCGCTACCAACAGCTACACAGTATAAGGCAGAACGCATCAATAATGCCTTTCCTTTTGCCACCATTCTCTTCATGGCAAACCTCACATTGGGCTTCATTGCCCTCTTCTACACCATCTATCGCATGACGAAGAAGAGAGAAATCAAGGCATTGAACATCGCTTTGCCTATCTTGCTTGGCGTATCCTTCCTTGCATTAACCTTCGGATTGGCATTGAGATGGATTATCAGCGGCAACATACCTATGTCTAACGGATATGAAAGTATGTTGACTGTAGCCTGGTTCGTGATGCTTATCAGTATTCTGATGCAGTTGCGCATCCGCATCGTCATGGTATTCGGCTTCCTGATTTCAGGATTCTTCCTTCTGGTAAGCCATATCAACCAGATGGATCCTGCTATCGGACAGATGATGCCGGTATTGAACAGTCCGTTACTCAGCATCCATGTCAGCATCATCATGATGAGCTATGCTCTGCTATCCTTGACTTTCATCTGTGGCATCATGGGTATCTGCCTTCGCTCTCATGGCGAAGAGCTTCAGGCACTGAGCCGCATCTTCCTATACCCTGCCCTCACCACGATGGGATTCGGCATCTTCATCGGAGCCATCTGGGCTAACGTGAGCTGGGGTAATTACTGGAGTTGGGATAGCAAGGAGACGTGGGCGCTCATCACCTTTATGATATATGCCGTGGTAGTGCATACGCAGAGTCTACCGATTTTCCGCAAGCCGCTGGTGTATCACATCTACATCACCCTAGCCTTCCTGAGTATCGCCATGACCTACTTCGGTGTGAACTATTTCCTCACGGGCATGCACTCGTATGCATAG
- a CDS encoding Crp/Fnr family transcriptional regulator has translation MKESIFVTLQKCTVFEGFTSEEIRGALSMVSYRMVELAARETYVLAGMPCRYANIIVEGEMIARMSGLSGKQAQIERLGESMLIAPAYIFAHNNEMPVSVETSRKTTLLRMRPSELKLLIDTDERIRWNFIQHLSRIDIFLSQKMRMLSLFSVKEKVAQYLIKMATEQQSRTIRLDVSRQEMADIFGIQKFSLLRCLSEFEKKGAIRIDGKTITILNSDDMK, from the coding sequence ATGAAAGAATCAATATTCGTTACCTTGCAGAAATGTACGGTGTTTGAGGGATTTACCTCTGAGGAAATCAGAGGGGCGCTATCGATGGTAAGCTACCGGATGGTGGAGCTTGCTGCCAGGGAAACCTATGTGCTGGCAGGAATGCCCTGCAGATATGCCAACATCATCGTCGAGGGGGAGATGATAGCCCGCATGTCGGGATTGTCGGGCAAACAGGCCCAGATAGAGCGGCTAGGAGAATCGATGCTGATAGCCCCTGCCTATATCTTCGCACATAATAACGAGATGCCCGTAAGCGTGGAGACAAGTAGGAAGACTACCCTCCTGCGCATGAGGCCTTCGGAACTGAAACTGCTGATAGATACCGACGAGCGCATACGCTGGAACTTCATCCAGCACCTGTCAAGGATAGATATCTTCCTTTCGCAGAAAATGCGCATGCTCTCCCTTTTCTCCGTCAAGGAGAAGGTGGCGCAATACCTCATCAAGATGGCCACCGAACAGCAGAGCAGAACCATCCGGCTGGATGTCAGCCGACAGGAAATGGCGGATATCTTCGGTATCCAGAAGTTCTCGCTCCTCCGCTGCCTGTCCGAATTCGAGAAGAAGGGTGCCATCAGGATTGATGGCAAGACCATCACCATACTCAACTCGGATGACATGAAATAA
- a CDS encoding di-heme oxidoredictase family protein: MIYQRISKMLLLGLLVLPLASCSDDNSVVNNDKLNGDSQFGKANDVFDASEWYPGGELGTDEGMSYSAETPATTNQGLSTSFNKGEDFFEHLYTITEAPRKGLGPAWVRSSCIHCHPNYGHGKFQNQYQADQFGNGYLLVIYHPTAGTTADGKAYAANSYISEVTGMPQTKAMTPFSAPIDEKQINIQWNEVTTMPSGLAMKFPKDGEAFALQYPEVTIPQSAFNTNPKPDNYEVRLESTIGIYGTGLLDAIDQDDMKKVYQNEAKYVELNPGMWDKTANDWASGAWYTLADGTKKVKKFTYAMTRASLQDGAGANAIWNITNVTRSDRHYLYTTPAWAKYQSEDPEVISYIKKHGADESSVLHPYYADGTDEGIKERVNEILSCNNAAKSATFEKYLLKGAPYNGEEEMSDKDYYDFMVWHRGLAVPAARNLDNAQVQEGKKLFTQWGCATCHKPSWKTGSDNYWVDNAIKAYAKSIGQDPNTMLPKYPNQTIYPYTDLVQHRLFMANDIRTGWCRTTPLWGRGLSSMLTGRSDRLHDCRARNVVESIMWHCYDKRSDAYNSALNFYNATKEERDAVVAFINAI, translated from the coding sequence ATGATTTATCAAAGAATTAGCAAAATGTTATTGCTCGGCTTGCTTGTATTGCCATTGGCATCCTGCTCTGACGATAACAGTGTTGTAAACAATGACAAGTTAAATGGTGACTCTCAGTTTGGTAAGGCAAACGATGTTTTTGACGCCTCAGAATGGTATCCAGGTGGTGAACTTGGTACAGACGAAGGCATGAGCTATTCGGCCGAAACTCCAGCTACCACCAATCAGGGATTGTCAACCAGTTTCAACAAAGGTGAGGATTTCTTCGAGCACCTTTACACCATCACAGAGGCTCCACGTAAGGGTCTTGGCCCAGCTTGGGTTCGCAGCAGCTGTATTCACTGCCATCCAAACTATGGTCATGGAAAGTTCCAGAACCAGTATCAGGCAGACCAGTTTGGTAACGGCTACCTACTTGTTATTTATCACCCTACAGCAGGTACTACCGCTGACGGAAAGGCTTATGCGGCTAACAGTTACATTTCTGAGGTAACAGGTATGCCACAGACCAAGGCTATGACTCCATTCTCTGCTCCTATCGACGAGAAGCAGATTAACATCCAGTGGAATGAGGTTACAACCATGCCTAGCGGTTTGGCTATGAAGTTCCCTAAGGATGGCGAGGCTTTTGCTTTGCAGTATCCAGAGGTTACCATCCCTCAGTCTGCATTCAATACCAATCCTAAGCCAGACAACTATGAAGTACGTTTGGAATCAACCATCGGTATCTATGGTACAGGCTTGCTTGATGCCATCGACCAGGATGATATGAAGAAAGTTTATCAGAATGAGGCGAAATACGTAGAATTGAATCCAGGCATGTGGGACAAGACTGCTAACGATTGGGCTTCAGGTGCCTGGTACACGTTGGCAGATGGAACCAAGAAGGTGAAGAAGTTTACCTATGCCATGACCCGTGCTTCCCTACAGGATGGTGCAGGTGCCAATGCCATCTGGAACATTACCAACGTAACACGTTCCGACCGTCATTACCTCTATACCACTCCAGCTTGGGCAAAGTATCAGAGCGAAGACCCAGAAGTAATCAGTTATATCAAGAAGCATGGTGCTGACGAATCTTCTGTACTCCACCCATACTATGCAGATGGAACTGACGAAGGTATCAAGGAGAGAGTAAACGAGATTCTGAGCTGTAACAATGCAGCCAAGTCAGCTACTTTCGAGAAATACCTTTTGAAGGGTGCTCCATACAATGGCGAGGAAGAAATGAGCGACAAGGATTACTATGACTTCATGGTATGGCATCGTGGTCTGGCAGTTCCTGCAGCTCGTAACCTCGACAACGCACAGGTTCAGGAAGGCAAGAAGCTCTTCACCCAGTGGGGTTGCGCTACTTGCCACAAGCCATCATGGAAGACTGGTTCTGACAACTATTGGGTAGATAATGCTATCAAGGCTTACGCTAAGAGCATTGGTCAGGATCCTAACACCATGTTGCCAAAGTATCCAAACCAGACTATTTATCCATACACCGATTTGGTACAGCACCGTCTGTTCATGGCTAACGACATCCGCACAGGATGGTGCCGCACTACTCCACTCTGGGGACGTGGTTTGTCAAGCATGTTGACTGGTCGCAGCGACCGTTTGCACGACTGCCGTGCCCGCAACGTAGTAGAGTCTATCATGTGGCACTGCTATGACAAACGCAGTGATGCTTACAACTCAGCACTCAACTTCTACAATGCAACCAAGGAAGAGCGTGATGCTGTAGTGGCATTCATCAATGCTATCTAA
- a CDS encoding cell division protein ZapA: MADQGEEKLLIRLHVYDTDLSVRIPREDEEYYRKSGKLIDDIVNSYNKIFKGRKSDKEILYMALIDIALRYEKEVGRNDTEPYDDLLKKLTAEIEDALKS; the protein is encoded by the coding sequence ATGGCAGATCAAGGTGAAGAGAAATTATTGATTAGATTACATGTCTATGACACAGACCTCTCTGTGAGAATTCCCAGAGAGGATGAAGAATATTATCGTAAGTCTGGAAAACTGATTGATGATATTGTCAATTCATATAATAAAATTTTCAAGGGAAGAAAAAGCGACAAGGAAATCCTCTATATGGCGCTTATTGATATTGCCTTGAGATATGAGAAAGAGGTTGGGCGCAATGATACCGAACCTTATGATGATCTTCTCAAAAAGCTGACTGCCGAAATAGAAGATGCATTAAAATCATGA